The Streptomyces sp. HUAS CB01 genome has a segment encoding these proteins:
- a CDS encoding TIGR04222 domain-containing membrane protein, producing MWKFREAAPAAAGTPESLDLYEVAFLAGGPGRVADTVVIALCERGRLLMRASRVRAADTAHGEAEARHPLERAVLGMCDRSRSTAQVRAALLRSLEIEGIGQGLASLGLVTGLRHRPTREGRRRLKAARQDTGFPRYVFDGPAALPAGPVRRGVVDARPVPTGFADSPLHWGRGYDQGHDGGSDTGSGGGGGGFGCGGGGD from the coding sequence ATGTGGAAGTTCCGGGAGGCCGCACCGGCGGCCGCGGGGACACCCGAGTCACTGGACCTGTACGAGGTCGCGTTCCTCGCGGGCGGCCCCGGCCGGGTCGCGGACACGGTGGTGATCGCGCTGTGCGAGCGCGGCAGGCTGCTGATGCGCGCCTCCCGGGTGCGTGCGGCCGACACCGCTCACGGGGAGGCGGAGGCCCGGCATCCGCTGGAGCGGGCGGTGCTCGGTATGTGCGACCGCAGCAGGAGCACAGCGCAGGTACGCGCCGCCCTGCTGCGGTCCCTGGAGATCGAGGGGATCGGGCAAGGACTCGCGTCCCTGGGGCTGGTGACCGGCCTACGGCACCGGCCGACCCGGGAGGGCCGGCGACGGCTGAAGGCGGCCCGGCAGGACACGGGCTTCCCGCGGTACGTCTTCGACGGTCCCGCGGCCCTTCCCGCCGGCCCGGTCCGGCGCGGCGTCGTGGACGCGCGGCCCGTGCCCACCGGGTTCGCGGACTCCCCTCTGCACTGGGGCAGGGGCTACGACCAGGGCCACGACGGCGGCTCCGACACGGGATCGGGCGGCGGGGGCGGCGGGTTCGGCTGCGGCGGCGGGGGCGACTGA
- a CDS encoding ATP-binding protein produces MLMAPQSDHRGRPEDAFLMEAGYALSGDHGCIAQARHHAVDFLGTVRSEHGLDVSPRAVDLTQLIVSELVTNARKYAPGPVLMELRVTRAAVEVMVWDSEPTVPTPRAADPHRVGQHGLEIVEAVAQSLDITRHAVGKRITARLALPDRR; encoded by the coding sequence ATGCTGATGGCGCCTCAGTCCGACCACCGGGGCCGACCGGAGGACGCCTTCCTGATGGAGGCCGGCTACGCCCTGAGCGGTGACCACGGATGCATCGCGCAGGCCCGTCATCACGCCGTCGACTTCCTCGGCACGGTGCGGAGCGAGCACGGTCTCGACGTGTCGCCGCGCGCCGTGGACCTGACGCAACTGATCGTCAGCGAGCTCGTCACCAACGCCCGCAAGTACGCCCCCGGCCCGGTCCTGATGGAACTGCGCGTCACCCGCGCCGCGGTGGAGGTCATGGTGTGGGACAGCGAGCCGACCGTGCCGACCCCACGCGCCGCCGACCCGCACCGGGTCGGTCAGCACGGCCTGGAGATCGTCGAGGCCGTCGCCCAGTCCCTCGACATCACGCGCCACGCGGTCGGCAAACGCATCACCGCCCGCCTCGCGCTGCCCGACCGGCGCTGA
- a CDS encoding alpha/beta fold hydrolase codes for MGEHVEANGARFWVERRGEGPDVLLVAGLSDPAEAWQAQLDGLSDRYRVTAFDNRGAGRTPLPEGPLTVPLMADDAAALLAALGVERAHVAGFSGGSMIAQELALRHPDRVRSLVLVSAWARPDAYFRTMTRFWHWLPAQAPGERAMLEAFLLWVYTPRAHENGMVDRIIDETLAFPHPQTAEAFQRQLDAFAAHETLDRLPGITAPTLVLSGECDLAAPPRFGRAVADAIPGADFEMLFGEAHQPFQESPEKFNARVDAFWQEVAGQSTAAEETAGP; via the coding sequence ATGGGCGAACACGTCGAGGCCAACGGGGCGCGGTTCTGGGTGGAGCGCCGGGGCGAGGGCCCCGACGTCCTGCTGGTCGCGGGGCTGAGCGATCCGGCCGAGGCCTGGCAGGCGCAGCTCGACGGACTGTCCGACCGCTACCGGGTCACCGCCTTCGACAACCGGGGAGCCGGCCGGACACCGCTGCCCGAGGGGCCGCTGACGGTCCCGCTGATGGCCGACGACGCGGCGGCGCTGCTGGCGGCCCTCGGTGTGGAACGCGCCCATGTCGCCGGCTTCTCCGGCGGCAGCATGATCGCCCAGGAGCTGGCACTTCGCCACCCGGACCGGGTACGCAGCCTCGTCCTCGTCTCCGCCTGGGCGCGGCCGGACGCCTACTTCCGGACGATGACCCGGTTCTGGCACTGGCTGCCCGCACAGGCACCCGGTGAACGCGCCATGCTCGAGGCGTTCCTGCTGTGGGTGTACACCCCGCGCGCCCACGAGAACGGCATGGTGGACCGGATCATCGACGAGACGCTGGCCTTTCCCCACCCGCAGACCGCCGAGGCGTTCCAGCGCCAGCTCGACGCCTTCGCGGCGCACGAGACCCTCGACCGCCTGCCGGGGATCACCGCACCGACGCTCGTGCTGTCGGGGGAGTGCGACCTCGCCGCGCCTCCGCGGTTCGGCCGGGCCGTGGCCGACGCCATCCCGGGTGCGGACTTCGAGATGCTGTTCGGCGAGGCGCACCAGCCATTCCAGGAGTCGCCCGAGAAGTTCAACGCCCGGGTCGACGCGTTCTGGCAGGAGGTCGCCGGCCAGAGCACGGCGGCCGAGGAGACGGCCGGGCCCTGA
- a CDS encoding phospholipase D family protein, translating into MEPADWLLTAAERGNPATRLDRRRPDGAAWSDGNDVRPLVHGATYFGELLDAVRALRAGDLLLFTDWRGDRDERLAGPGTEVGTVLREAAERGVVVKGLVWHSHLDSLQFSEEENRHLGQEVRAGGGEYLLDMRVRPGGSHHQKLVVLRRRGRPGLDVAYIGGIDLSHNRNDDIRHGGDARSQSIADAYGPHPPWHDVQLAVRGPAVGDLETVFRERWQDPAPLTRSPLSRLREWLHREDTRADPLPRQLPDPSPCGTHTVQVLRTYPNRLLRGYDFAPDGERSIARAYLKALRRARALIYLEDQYLWSPHVVEHFARALRANPGLRLIAVIPSVPEQDGRLTLPMNLIGRITALETLREAAGDRVAVYGVENHAGTPVYVHAKVCVIDDVWAAAGSDNVNLRSWTHDSELSCAVLDRATDPREPRDPGGLGDGARRFARELRLLLAREHLDREAPDDPQAPDELCDPAAAFEAFASAAAALDSWYERGRTGPRPPGRLRAYRPPPLSRWERVLATPLYRVVVDPDGRPMRLRRRRAF; encoded by the coding sequence GTGGAACCCGCCGACTGGCTGCTGACCGCCGCCGAACGCGGCAATCCCGCCACCCGGCTGGACCGCCGGCGCCCCGACGGCGCGGCGTGGTCGGACGGCAACGACGTGCGCCCCCTGGTCCACGGCGCGACGTACTTCGGCGAACTGCTCGACGCCGTTCGCGCCCTGCGCGCCGGAGACCTGCTGCTGTTCACCGACTGGCGCGGCGACCGCGACGAGCGGCTCGCGGGACCGGGAACCGAGGTCGGCACGGTGCTGCGCGAGGCGGCCGAACGCGGGGTCGTCGTCAAGGGGCTGGTGTGGCACTCCCATCTGGACAGTCTCCAGTTCAGCGAGGAGGAGAACCGCCACCTCGGCCAGGAAGTGCGGGCGGGCGGCGGCGAGTACCTGCTGGACATGCGGGTGCGTCCCGGCGGTTCGCACCACCAGAAGCTGGTGGTGCTGCGCCGTCGAGGACGGCCCGGGCTCGACGTCGCGTACATCGGCGGCATCGATCTGTCCCACAACCGCAACGACGACATCCGCCACGGAGGCGACGCGCGCTCGCAGTCCATCGCCGACGCGTACGGTCCGCACCCGCCCTGGCACGACGTCCAACTCGCGGTGCGGGGTCCGGCGGTGGGGGACCTCGAGACGGTCTTCCGGGAGCGCTGGCAGGACCCGGCGCCGCTCACCAGGAGTCCGCTGAGCCGCCTGCGCGAGTGGCTCCACCGGGAGGACACCCGCGCGGACCCGCTGCCGCGTCAGCTGCCCGACCCGTCGCCCTGCGGCACGCACACCGTGCAGGTACTGCGCACGTACCCCAACAGGCTGCTGCGCGGCTACGACTTCGCGCCCGACGGCGAGCGCAGCATCGCGCGGGCCTACCTCAAGGCCCTGCGGCGGGCGCGGGCGTTGATCTACCTGGAGGACCAGTACCTGTGGTCGCCGCACGTCGTGGAGCACTTCGCCCGGGCGCTCCGCGCCAACCCCGGGCTGCGGCTGATCGCGGTCATCCCCTCGGTCCCCGAGCAGGACGGCCGGCTCACGCTGCCGATGAACCTCATCGGGCGCATCACCGCCCTGGAGACCCTGCGGGAGGCGGCCGGGGACCGGGTCGCCGTGTACGGGGTGGAGAACCACGCCGGGACCCCCGTGTACGTGCACGCCAAGGTGTGCGTGATCGACGACGTGTGGGCCGCGGCCGGCTCGGACAACGTCAACCTGCGCTCCTGGACGCACGACTCCGAGCTGAGCTGTGCCGTCCTGGACCGGGCGACGGACCCCCGGGAACCACGGGACCCGGGTGGCCTCGGCGACGGCGCCCGCCGCTTCGCCAGGGAGCTCCGGCTGCTGCTGGCGCGGGAGCACCTGGACCGGGAGGCTCCGGACGATCCGCAGGCGCCGGACGAACTCTGCGATCCCGCGGCGGCGTTCGAGGCGTTCGCCTCGGCGGCGGCGGCACTGGACTCCTGGTACGAGCGCGGCCGGACGGGTCCGCGGCCGCCGGGGCGGCTGCGCGCCTACCGGCCGCCGCCGCTGTCGCGATGGGAGCGGGTGCTCGCGACGCCGCTGTACCGGGTGGTCGTCGACCCGGACGGCCGTCCGATGCGGCTGCGGCGCCGCAGGGCGTTCTGA
- a CDS encoding serine/threonine-protein kinase: MSLYSGRPSGLIGAQIAGYRVEREIGRGGMAVVYCAKDLRLDRTVALKLLAPELARNDTFRRRFTHESRVAAAIDHPHIVPIFEAGETDGVLYIAMRFVAGLDLRALLDRDGPLPVATAVRIAAQVASALDAAHEHDLVHRDVKPGNVLVAKGTDSDHPEHVYLTDFGLTKKSLSLTGFTTVGEFVGTLDYVAPEQISGRPVDGRCDLYSLACVVYETLAGSPPFQRDEDVALLWAHQYDQPPPLTERRPDIPPGADEVLARALAKVPDDRYDSCLEFVAALRDAATTRAPAPAAARAVPTPTQVVPGLAEVAEDAGPPPDPPAWARPVFVPPGG, from the coding sequence ATGAGCCTGTACTCGGGACGGCCGTCAGGGCTGATCGGCGCCCAGATCGCGGGCTACCGGGTGGAGCGGGAGATCGGCCGGGGCGGTATGGCGGTCGTCTACTGTGCCAAGGACCTGCGGCTGGACCGCACGGTGGCGCTCAAACTGCTCGCGCCGGAACTGGCCCGCAACGACACCTTCCGTCGCCGCTTCACGCACGAGTCGCGAGTCGCCGCCGCCATCGACCACCCGCACATCGTGCCGATCTTCGAGGCCGGCGAGACCGACGGCGTCCTGTACATCGCCATGCGCTTCGTCGCGGGGCTGGACCTGCGGGCCCTGCTGGACCGCGACGGCCCGCTGCCCGTCGCGACGGCCGTACGGATCGCCGCCCAGGTGGCGTCGGCGCTCGACGCGGCCCACGAGCACGACCTGGTGCACCGCGACGTCAAGCCGGGGAACGTCCTGGTCGCCAAGGGCACCGACAGTGACCATCCCGAGCACGTCTACCTCACGGACTTCGGGCTGACGAAGAAGTCGCTCTCCCTCACCGGCTTCACCACCGTCGGCGAGTTCGTCGGCACCCTCGACTACGTCGCACCGGAGCAGATCTCCGGGCGGCCGGTCGACGGCAGGTGCGATCTCTACAGCCTCGCGTGTGTCGTCTACGAGACCCTCGCCGGCAGTCCGCCCTTCCAGCGCGACGAGGACGTGGCACTGCTGTGGGCGCACCAGTACGACCAGCCCCCACCGCTCACCGAGCGCCGGCCGGACATCCCCCCGGGCGCGGACGAGGTCCTGGCGAGGGCCCTGGCCAAGGTGCCCGACGACCGCTACGACTCCTGCCTCGAGTTCGTCGCGGCCCTCCGTGACGCCGCGACCACCCGGGCTCCCGCGCCGGCCGCGGCCCGGGCCGTGCCCACCCCGACGCAGGTGGTCCCCGGCCTCGCCGAGGTCGCGGAGGACGCGGGTCCGCCACCGGACCCGCCCGCGTGGGCCCGCCCGGTCTTCGTCCCGCCGGGCGGATAG
- a CDS encoding DMT family transporter, producing MPELFALVAAFLFGLVHFLSGLLARRADSYAVAAFGQLGGIVLMLAVVVVTRAAGVDAPLLSAPHITAGALGWGAVSGVGTGIGVACLYRGLAAGQMSVVAPLSNVAGVALPVLVGVVVLGDRPSPLAWLGVAAALPALWLVSRSDRPEDSGTAAGARYGLLAGVGFAVQFLAISRIDPAAGLWPILTARVVATLTIALMARAAGATLRLPRGFVLPALAVGSMGAVALVLYQAAALHQLLALATVLASLYPAVPVVLAIVFLHERPTAVQIAGLLCTGVAVVLIALG from the coding sequence ATGCCGGAACTGTTCGCGCTGGTCGCCGCCTTCTTGTTCGGGCTCGTGCACTTCCTCAGCGGACTGCTGGCCAGACGGGCGGACAGCTACGCCGTCGCGGCGTTCGGGCAGCTCGGCGGGATCGTCCTGATGCTCGCCGTGGTGGTCGTGACGCGGGCGGCGGGTGTGGACGCGCCGCTCCTGTCGGCCCCGCACATCACCGCCGGCGCCCTGGGTTGGGGTGCGGTCTCGGGAGTGGGCACCGGCATCGGTGTGGCCTGTCTGTACCGGGGGCTGGCGGCCGGTCAGATGAGCGTGGTCGCCCCGCTCAGCAATGTCGCGGGAGTCGCGCTGCCAGTGCTCGTCGGCGTCGTGGTCCTCGGTGACCGGCCGAGCCCGCTCGCCTGGCTCGGCGTCGCGGCGGCGCTCCCCGCACTCTGGCTGGTGTCCCGCAGCGACCGGCCCGAGGACTCGGGGACCGCGGCCGGGGCACGGTACGGGCTCCTCGCCGGTGTCGGCTTCGCGGTGCAGTTCCTGGCGATCTCCCGGATCGACCCGGCCGCGGGCCTCTGGCCGATCCTGACCGCCCGCGTCGTGGCCACGCTCACGATCGCCCTCATGGCCCGGGCGGCCGGTGCGACGCTCCGCCTGCCCCGCGGGTTCGTCCTCCCGGCACTGGCGGTGGGCTCGATGGGCGCGGTCGCCCTCGTGCTCTACCAGGCCGCCGCCCTCCACCAGTTGCTGGCGCTGGCAACGGTCCTGGCCTCCCTGTACCCCGCGGTCCCGGTGGTCCTGGCGATCGTGTTCCTCCACGAACGCCCCACCGCCGTCCAGATCGCGGGGCTGCTGTGCACGGGCGTCGCGGTCGTACTGATCGCCCTGGGCTGA
- a CDS encoding PP2C family protein-serine/threonine phosphatase, protein MDEYDVDAALQQALDRLTLLADVSSALAATIDAREGLRRVCRMLAQRMGDWCAIDVLTERDEIARVSATHRGPVLLHGEESEAPLPKPPPDATGPLARVLRGAGPFVLGAGALRPHERMNGWDLGQARIFEQLDVNSAITAPLRARREVLGALTIARWGSRPALSDDDLMLVEDLSHRVGLAIDNARLHRQTEHIAERLQRSLLPPLPGAGPLRMAARYAPSQATAQVGGDWYDSFVLPDGDTAVIIGDVAGHDLQSTVEMSQLRNMLRGIACDRQEPPGVILRRLDLALHTLYPEFTATCVYALIQGPESGPWQLNHASAGHPPPLLVTRDGDTRYLRNARGMLLGVDPEGTRSSASEPLPAHSTLLLYTDGLVERRRESIDHGLTRLRQHAAALARHTPDSFCDELLTGLAPTPTDDVALLAVRMPAPTGTPAGATGD, encoded by the coding sequence ATGGACGAGTACGACGTGGACGCGGCGCTCCAGCAGGCGCTGGACCGGCTCACCCTGCTGGCCGACGTCAGTTCGGCGCTGGCCGCCACCATCGACGCCCGGGAGGGGCTGCGGCGCGTGTGCCGGATGCTGGCGCAGCGCATGGGTGACTGGTGCGCGATCGACGTGCTGACCGAGAGGGACGAGATCGCCAGGGTGTCCGCCACGCACAGGGGACCGGTCCTCCTGCACGGCGAGGAGAGCGAGGCTCCGCTGCCCAAGCCGCCACCGGACGCCACCGGTCCGCTGGCCCGGGTGCTGCGGGGCGCGGGCCCGTTCGTCCTCGGCGCGGGGGCGCTCCGTCCCCATGAGCGGATGAACGGCTGGGACCTCGGTCAGGCGCGGATCTTCGAGCAGCTGGACGTCAACAGCGCGATCACCGCTCCGCTGCGGGCCCGCCGCGAGGTGCTCGGGGCGCTCACGATCGCCCGCTGGGGTTCCCGGCCCGCCCTGAGCGACGACGACCTGATGCTCGTGGAGGACCTCTCGCACCGGGTGGGACTCGCCATCGACAACGCCCGGCTGCACCGCCAGACCGAGCACATCGCCGAGCGGCTCCAGCGCTCCCTCCTGCCGCCGCTCCCCGGCGCGGGGCCCCTGCGGATGGCCGCGCGCTACGCCCCCTCGCAGGCGACCGCGCAGGTCGGTGGGGACTGGTACGACAGCTTCGTGCTGCCCGACGGCGACACCGCAGTGATCATCGGTGACGTGGCCGGGCACGACCTGCAGTCCACGGTCGAGATGAGCCAACTGCGCAACATGCTGCGCGGCATCGCCTGCGACCGCCAGGAACCGCCGGGCGTGATCCTGCGGCGACTCGACCTCGCCTTGCACACCCTGTACCCGGAATTCACGGCCACCTGCGTCTACGCCCTCATCCAGGGCCCCGAAAGCGGCCCGTGGCAGCTGAACCACGCCTCCGCCGGTCACCCACCGCCCCTGCTCGTGACCCGCGACGGTGACACCCGCTACCTCCGGAACGCACGGGGCATGCTGCTCGGAGTGGACCCCGAGGGGACCCGCTCGAGTGCCTCCGAACCCCTTCCCGCGCATTCCACCCTCCTGCTCTACACCGACGGACTCGTCGAGCGACGCAGGGAGTCGATCGACCACGGCCTCACCCGCCTGCGGCAGCACGCCGCGGCCCTCGCGCGCCACACCCCCGACAGCTTCTGCGACGAACTCCTCACCGGCCTCGCCCCCACACCCACCGACGACGTGGCGCTCCTCGCCGTGCGCATGCCGGCGCCCACGGGGACTCCCGCCGGAGCCACCGGGGACTGA
- a CDS encoding helix-turn-helix transcriptional regulator: protein MDTLCFDSTDLEETEAFLSSAYTPMTIGGRPRNSRASIVRHSAGGLTVDQLAFDYTMAYDAGCLNRVCLVTVHQGHFADTTGGGEELFGPQETFLLAPHDRPYRGEVRSARYTLTLFDPSLLGEVAGTADRSGGRVELTGQRAISPAANRQLGATVAYLRDHVLGRPGAGAGPLVAATAARHMAAVALATLPNTTLDDAPEPVDRRDATSDTLRRAVSFIEANAHRDIGLADIAASVPVTPRAVQYAFARHAETTPLSFLKRVRLARAHEDLRSADPRTTTVTDIALRWGFAHQGRFAAAYRELYGTAPSKTLHR, encoded by the coding sequence ATGGACACGCTGTGCTTCGACAGCACGGACCTGGAGGAGACGGAGGCGTTCCTGTCCTCGGCGTACACGCCGATGACGATCGGCGGGCGGCCGCGGAACTCGCGCGCAAGCATCGTCCGCCACTCCGCCGGCGGCCTGACGGTGGACCAGCTGGCCTTCGACTACACCATGGCGTACGACGCCGGCTGCCTGAACCGGGTGTGCCTGGTCACCGTGCACCAGGGACACTTCGCGGACACCACCGGCGGGGGCGAGGAACTGTTCGGCCCCCAGGAGACGTTCCTGCTCGCCCCGCACGACCGCCCGTACCGGGGCGAGGTCCGTTCGGCCCGCTACACCCTCACCCTCTTCGATCCCTCGCTGCTGGGCGAAGTGGCCGGAACCGCAGACCGCTCCGGCGGAAGGGTGGAGCTGACCGGGCAGCGGGCGATCAGCCCGGCCGCGAACCGGCAGCTCGGCGCCACCGTCGCCTACCTGCGCGACCACGTCCTGGGCAGACCCGGGGCCGGTGCCGGCCCGCTGGTCGCGGCCACCGCGGCCCGCCACATGGCCGCAGTCGCCCTGGCAACCCTGCCCAACACCACTCTGGACGACGCACCCGAGCCGGTGGACCGCCGCGATGCCACCAGCGACACGCTGCGCCGGGCCGTCTCCTTCATCGAGGCCAACGCCCACCGCGACATCGGCCTCGCCGACATCGCCGCTTCCGTCCCCGTCACGCCGCGCGCCGTGCAGTACGCCTTCGCCCGACACGCCGAGACCACCCCGCTGTCCTTCCTCAAACGTGTCCGCCTCGCCCGCGCCCACGAGGACCTGCGCAGCGCCGACCCGCGCACCACCACCGTCACCGACATCGCCCTGCGGTGGGGATTCGCCCACCAGGGGCGCTTCGCCGCCGCCTACCGGGAGCTCTACGGCACCGCACCGTCGAAGACCCTGCACAGGTGA
- a CDS encoding neutral/alkaline non-lysosomal ceramidase N-terminal domain-containing protein has protein sequence MITALVSGHCAPGCAARPVRAPAGPAWSWTPTPTQELPRPIRSRSSRRLLVVAAAVLGLTSAGVPSPVRAAGPGDSGGDDHLVGRGISDVTGEAAESGMTGCSIFGQKTSGIHQHQGSRAFVVAYGAAADGPRPTGGRRPGPVPLRGRPGSGTKETARPGKRTRNRRHRQGRSRRPEVGGAVPWNPPTGC, from the coding sequence GTGATCACCGCCCTGGTTTCGGGGCACTGCGCGCCCGGGTGCGCCGCCCGGCCGGTGCGTGCGCCGGCCGGTCCCGCGTGGTCATGGACCCCGACCCCCACCCAGGAGCTTCCACGCCCCATCCGTTCCCGGTCCTCGCGCCGGCTCCTCGTCGTCGCCGCCGCCGTGCTCGGGCTGACGTCCGCCGGTGTGCCGTCACCCGTCAGGGCCGCCGGTCCGGGCGACTCCGGCGGGGACGACCACCTCGTCGGGCGCGGGATCTCCGACGTCACGGGCGAGGCCGCCGAGTCCGGCATGACGGGCTGCTCGATCTTCGGCCAGAAGACGTCCGGGATCCACCAGCACCAGGGGTCACGGGCGTTCGTCGTCGCGTACGGCGCGGCGGCCGACGGGCCCCGGCCCACGGGCGGCCGCCGTCCCGGGCCGGTCCCGCTGCGGGGCCGGCCCGGGAGTGGTACGAAGGAGACCGCCCGGCCGGGAAAGCGTACGAGGAACCGCCGGCACCGCCAGGGCCGGTCCCGGCGGCCGGAGGTGGGAGGTGCCGTTCCGTGGAACCCGCCGACTGGCTGCTGA
- a CDS encoding SigB/SigF/SigG family RNA polymerase sigma factor has protein sequence MPEITSHRHRDPVRTHRVHADRSAGVVPGLPDPGRATQVSTGDARELTVLFFDRLGELEEGTREYQYVRNTLVEMNLSLVRFVANRFRNRGGGEMEDIVQVGTVGLIKAIDRFDLSREVAFTSFAIPYVQGEIMRYFRDTSWAVHVPRRLQELRVALARAREHLVAALDREPTVRDLAEHLGLTEAEVDEGIVAAAGYRAGSLDTPNTDSDAEHAALADGRSHPEQIGVDDPGMQLMEDIRALVPHMAELDDRERTILELRFGQELTQARIGAELGISQMHVSRILTRTLTKLRTHLLAED, from the coding sequence ATGCCCGAGATCACCAGCCACCGTCACCGAGATCCTGTCCGAACCCACCGCGTTCACGCCGACCGAAGCGCCGGTGTCGTCCCCGGCCTTCCTGATCCGGGCCGCGCCACGCAGGTGTCCACCGGTGACGCACGAGAGCTCACCGTCCTCTTCTTCGACCGGCTGGGCGAACTGGAAGAGGGAACCAGGGAGTACCAGTACGTTCGCAACACCCTCGTGGAGATGAACCTCTCCCTGGTCAGGTTCGTGGCCAACCGGTTCCGCAACCGCGGCGGCGGGGAGATGGAGGACATCGTCCAGGTCGGGACCGTGGGGCTGATCAAGGCCATCGACCGGTTCGACCTCAGCCGCGAGGTCGCCTTCACCTCCTTCGCCATCCCGTACGTCCAGGGCGAGATCATGAGGTACTTCCGCGACACCTCCTGGGCCGTCCATGTGCCCCGCCGCCTCCAGGAACTGCGCGTCGCACTCGCCAGGGCCAGGGAGCACCTCGTCGCCGCTCTCGACCGCGAGCCGACGGTGCGGGACCTCGCCGAGCACCTCGGCCTGACCGAGGCCGAGGTCGACGAGGGCATCGTCGCCGCCGCCGGATACCGGGCCGGGTCGCTCGACACCCCGAACACCGACAGCGACGCCGAGCACGCCGCCCTGGCCGACGGCCGCTCCCACCCGGAGCAGATCGGCGTCGACGACCCCGGCATGCAGCTCATGGAGGACATCCGCGCCCTGGTGCCCCACATGGCCGAACTCGACGACCGCGAACGCACCATCCTGGAACTGCGTTTCGGCCAGGAGCTGACCCAGGCACGCATCGGCGCCGAACTCGGCATCTCCCAGATGCACGTCTCCCGCATCCTGACCCGCACGCTGACCAAGCTGCGCACGCACCTGCTCGCGGAGGACTGA
- a CDS encoding S1 family peptidase, with translation MNIKRFTPHGRFARGARLTAVASALLAAVALATPSAAADTAPAPRATAATLAQVGQAVLNADVPGTAWYTDAKSGKLVVTADSTVSAAELAEIKEAAGSRAPALEIKRTPGTFTKLIAGGQAIYAGGGRCSLGFNVRSGSTYYALTAGHCTNIGSTWYTNSAQTALLGTRAGSSFPGNDYGIIRHSNASAADGRVYLYNGSYRDITGAANASVGQSVQRSGSTTGLRGGTVTGLNATVNYGGGDIVYGLIQTNVCAEPGDSGGPLFSGSTALGLTSGGSGNCSSGGTTFFQPVTEALSAYGVSVF, from the coding sequence GTGAACATCAAGCGCTTCACCCCCCACGGCCGCTTCGCAAGAGGCGCGCGGCTGACCGCCGTTGCCTCCGCCCTGCTGGCGGCAGTCGCGCTTGCGACCCCGAGCGCGGCAGCCGACACCGCCCCCGCCCCGCGCGCCACGGCCGCCACTCTCGCCCAGGTCGGCCAGGCCGTGCTGAACGCCGACGTCCCCGGCACGGCCTGGTACACGGACGCCAAGTCCGGAAAGCTCGTCGTCACCGCCGACTCCACCGTCTCCGCCGCCGAACTGGCCGAGATCAAGGAGGCCGCCGGCAGCCGCGCCCCGGCCCTCGAGATCAAGCGCACCCCCGGCACGTTCACCAAGCTCATCGCGGGCGGACAGGCCATCTACGCCGGAGGGGGCCGCTGCTCCCTCGGCTTCAACGTCCGCAGCGGCAGCACCTACTACGCCCTGACGGCCGGCCACTGCACCAACATCGGCAGCACCTGGTACACCAACTCCGCCCAGACCGCCCTGCTCGGCACCCGCGCCGGGTCGAGCTTCCCCGGCAACGACTACGGCATCATCCGCCACTCCAACGCCTCTGCGGCGGACGGCCGCGTGTACCTGTACAACGGCTCCTACCGTGACATCACCGGCGCCGCCAACGCCTCAGTCGGCCAGTCCGTCCAGCGCAGCGGCAGCACCACCGGACTGCGCGGCGGCACGGTCACCGGACTCAACGCCACCGTGAACTACGGCGGCGGCGACATCGTCTACGGCCTGATCCAGACCAACGTCTGCGCCGAGCCCGGCGACAGCGGCGGCCCGCTGTTCTCGGGTTCGACGGCCCTCGGCCTCACCTCCGGCGGCAGCGGCAACTGCTCCTCCGGCGGCACCACGTTCTTCCAGCCGGTCACCGAGGCGCTGAGCGCGTACGGCGTGAGCGTCTTCTAG